The genomic interval CGAGGCGGATCCCGAGGCGGTCGCCGCCCGCTTCGCCGACGGCGCCGCGGGGCTCACCGTGGTCCAGCTGCTCTGCGAGCGCGACGCCGACCCCGGCGGCGACGGCTTCTCCGGCGACGTCCGCCTGGTGGACGCCGAGGCCGGGCTGCTGCGCGAGGCCCGCCTCGACGCCGCGGCCCTGCGGGCGTATCGCGAAGCGCTGCGGGCGCACACCGAGCGTTGGGTCGCCGCGCTCGGCCGCGTGGACGCCCGGCTGGTCACGCTGATCGCCGAGGACGTGGTGGCCGGCGATGCGGCGAAAACGCTGATCGAGCGCGGGGTGCTGCGGTGAAGCGTGCGAAAGGAGCAGGTCGGCCTCCGTGCTGATGGGCCTCCCCCTTGCGCTCGCGGGCCTGGTCGCGTTGCCGATCCTCGGCGGCATCTACCTGCTGCGCACGCGGTACCGCCGACAGGTGGTCTCGGCGCTGTTCCTCTGGCAGGCGGTCGCGCAGGCCTCCGGCGGCGGGCGGAAGCGCTCGCGGATGCAGGCCAGCTGGCCGCTGCTGCTGGAGCTGCTGGCGCTGCTGCTGCTCGTGCTCGCCGCGGCGGGGCCGCGGGTGCTGGCGGCCGGGCAGCGGGTGCCGGTGGTGCTGGTGCTCGATGATTCCTTCTCCATGGCGGCCACCGCCGACGGCGTCTCCGCCCGCGACCGCGGGCTCGCCGCGGTGCGGGACGAGCTCGCCGGGCTCGGCCGCTTCAGCGTCGCGGCCGTCGTCGCCGGCCCGGTGCCCGCCCGGCTCGCCGCCTCCGCGCGCGACGCCGCGGGCGTCGAGGAGGCGCTCGCCGCCTGGCAACCCGACGCCGCGGCCGCCGACCTGGACGCCGGGATCGCGCTCGCTCGCGAGACCGGCGGGCCCGACGCCCGGCTGCTCGTGGTCACCGACCGGCCGCGGACGGTGGACGAAAACGGGCCCGAGGCCGCGCCGTCCGCGGATCCCGACGCCGTGCGGTGGCTCGCGGTCGGCGAGGCCGCGGGCAACGCGGCGGTGACGCTGGCGGTGCGGTCCGCCGACGGCGCCGCGGCGGACACGCTGCTCGCGGAGGTGACGCGGACGGCGCCCGACCCAGCCGCGCCGGCGCGGCCGGTGCGGGTGGCCGTGGAGGTGGAGGTGCCGGGCGCAGGATCCGACGATCCGCCCGCGGGGTGGAACGTGTACCGCGCGTCGAGCGTGGAGATGAGCCCCGGCCAGACCGAACGGTTCCGCGTGGAGCTGCCGGCCTCCGCCGCCGGCCGGGCCGTCCGCGTGCGGTTGGCGATGGCCGGCGACCCGCTCGAAGCCGACGACGCGGCGGTGCTCGCCCCGGGCCGGCGGCCGGCGGTGGTGGCGGCGTCGGTCGTCGCCGACCCGCGGCTGGCCCGGGCCGCCGACGCCGCGCTCGCCGCGGCGGGCACGCAAAGGGTGCCGCCGTCGGAAGCGGAGCTCGTCGTCGCCAACTCGGCCGTGCCCGCCCCGCCGGGAGCCTGGCGGCTGATGATCGACACACCGGCCGCCGACGCGGCGACCGAGTCCTTCCTCGGGCCGTTCCTCCTCGACGAGGCCTCGCCGCTCGCCGACGGCCTGTCGCTGGGCGGGCTCGTGTGGACCGCGGCGACCGATGCGACGCTCCCCGGCCGGCCGCTGGCGACCGCGGGCTTCACGCCGCTGGTGAGCCTCGAGGGCGACGCCTCGGCGGAGGCGCCGGTCGGCTCCGCCGTCACCGCGCGGGTGAACCTCGACGCCGCCCGCTCCACGGTGCTCGGCGCCGCCGCGTGGCCGGTGCTCGTGGACAACCTCGTCCGCGCCCGCCGCGCCGCCCGCCCCGGCGTGGCTCCCGCGAACGCGCCCGTGGGCGTCGCCGTCGCGCTCCGCAGCGGGCCGCCGCCGGTGGATCCGGCCGCCGATCCCGAGGCCGAGCTTCCGGAGCCCGCCGCCTCGATCCGCCGGCTCACCGACGCCACGGGGAGCGCCGCCGCCGGCGAGGCCGTCCCGCTCCCGCTCCCCGCGGGCGTCGGCTCCTTCGCCCCGGATGCCCCGGGCCTCTACGCCGCCGTTCTGCCCGACGGCACCGACGCCCGCTTCGCCGTCACCCGCACCTCCGCTGCCGAGAGCGATCTCTCCGCCGCCGCGACCGCCTCCGCCGGCACGCTGCAGCCCGACGCGGCCGAGGCCGCGGAGTACCGCGGCCTCGCTTGGGCGCTGGGCCTGGCGGCCCTGCTGGTGCTCGGGCTGGAGGCCTGGCTGGTGTACGGCGGGAGCGCGGCGGCGACGCGACCGCCGGAGGGCGTGCCCGCGTGACGCTGCTCTCCCCCGCCTGGCTTCTGCTGCTCCTCCCCGCGGCGGCGGCGTGGTGGTTCCTCCGCCCCGCGGCGACGCTCCCGCGGGTGCTGCGGGCGGTCCTGCTCACGCTCATCGTCCTCGCGATGGCGGCGCCCGCGATCCGGCTCGACGAGAAGTCCGGCACCGTCGTCGTGCTCGCCGACCGCAGCGCCTCCATGCCCGCCGACGCCGAGCGAGCCCAGCTGGAGGCGGCGACGCTGCTCGCGGACGGGCTGGACCCCGACCGTCACAGGCTCGCGGTGATCGCCTTCGGGCGAGGCGTTGCCGTCGAAACGCCGCCCTCCGCCGCCGCGCCCGAGGCGTTCACGCAGGAGGTCGGGCCGGGTGCGTCAGGCCTTGCCGCCGCGCTCGATCGGGCGGCCGCGCTGCTGCCAGCCGACGCCCCCGGTCGGGTGCTCGTGCTGTCGGACGGCCGCTTCACCGGGGCCGATCCCGGACCGGCCGCCGCCGCACTCGGCCAGCGCGGCGTTGCCGTGGACGTCCGCGAGATCTCCCGCCCCGCCACCGGCGACGCGGCGGTGCTGCGCGTCGGGGCGCCCGCTTCGGTCAGCCCGGGCGAGGCATTCGGCGTGTCCGCCTGGGTGTCGACGCCCGCCGCGGGATCCTTCGGCTACGAGCTGGTCCGCGGCGGGAACGTCGTCGCCCGCGGCGAGCGCGAGCTGCCCGCCGGCGTCTCCCGCCTCCGCTTCCGCGACCGCCTGACCGAGCCGGGCGCCGCCGGCTACGAGCTGCGGCTGACCGCGGCGGGCGGAACCGCCGACCCGGTCGCCGAGAACAACCGCGCCCGCTTCGT from Phycisphaera mikurensis NBRC 102666 carries:
- a CDS encoding BatA domain-containing protein, producing MGLPLALAGLVALPILGGIYLLRTRYRRQVVSALFLWQAVAQASGGGRKRSRMQASWPLLLELLALLLLVLAAAGPRVLAAGQRVPVVLVLDDSFSMAATADGVSARDRGLAAVRDELAGLGRFSVAAVVAGPVPARLAASARDAAGVEEALAAWQPDAAAADLDAGIALARETGGPDARLLVVTDRPRTVDENGPEAAPSADPDAVRWLAVGEAAGNAAVTLAVRSADGAAADTLLAEVTRTAPDPAAPARPVRVAVEVEVPGAGSDDPPAGWNVYRASSVEMSPGQTERFRVELPASAAGRAVRVRLAMAGDPLEADDAAVLAPGRRPAVVAASVVADPRLARAADAALAAAGTQRVPPSEAELVVANSAVPAPPGAWRLMIDTPAADAATESFLGPFLLDEASPLADGLSLGGLVWTAATDATLPGRPLATAGFTPLVSLEGDASAEAPVGSAVTARVNLDAARSTVLGAAAWPVLVDNLVRARRAARPGVAPANAPVGVAVALRSGPPPVDPAADPEAELPEPAASIRRLTDATGSAAAGEAVPLPLPAGVGSFAPDAPGLYAAVLPDGTDARFAVTRTSAAESDLSAAATASAGTLQPDAAEAAEYRGLAWALGLAALLVLGLEAWLVYGGSAAATRPPEGVPA